One Meles meles chromosome 11, mMelMel3.1 paternal haplotype, whole genome shotgun sequence DNA segment encodes these proteins:
- the IFNE gene encoding interferon epsilon codes for MIKKHFFEIVLALLVSSTLFSLELKLALFQQRVNRESLKLLNKFQKSSVQLCLPHRTNFLLPQQSVNRCRSQSGQALAILHEMLLQTFNFFRAGVSLDGWEESHVENFLTELHQQLEYLGALRGLGAEQNSSVLSGGNPRLQVKKYFRRIHDYLENQEYSSCAWTIVQVEINWCLFFAFQLVRKLSK; via the coding sequence ATGATTAAGAAGCATTTCTTTGAAATTGTGTTGGCGCTCTTGGTCTCTTCTACTCTCTTCTCCCTTGAACTGAAACTGGCTCTCTTCCAACAAAGAGTAAACAGAGAGAGTTTAAAACTGttaaataaattccaaaaatCGTCAGTTCAGCTGTGTCTGCCACACAGGACAaacttcctccttccccagcagtCTGTGAATCGTTGCCGGTCCCAGAGTGGACAGGCCCTGGCCATTCTTCATGAGATGCTTCTGCAGACCTTCAACTTCTTCAGGGCAGGTGTTTCTCTGGATGGTTGGGAGGAAAGCCACGTGGAGAATTTCCTCACTGAACTTCATCAACAGCTGGAATACCTAGGGGCCCTTAGAggcctgggagcagagcagaaCAGCAGTGTCTTGAGTGGTGGGAACCCTAGGTTGCAGGTTAAAAAGTACTTCCGGAGGATCCACGATTACCTGGAAAACCAGGAGTACAGCAGCTGTGCCTGGACCATTGTTCAAGTAGAAATCAACTGGTGTCTGTTCTTTGCATTCCAGCTGGTGAGAAAGCTAAGCAAATAA
- the LOC123952831 gene encoding interferon alpha-1/2-like yields the protein MALPCSFLVALVVLSCHSLSSLACDLPQDHGLLHWRALMLLRQMKRLSASSCDNYTKDFGFPQEVFDGKQLQKAQALPFVHVTNQKTFNLFCTEASPPPWNTNLLGELCSGLSELLGHLEACPLQEAGVGEKPLVNGDSILRNYFQRISLYLQEKQYSPCAWEMVRAEIMKPLYASTVLQERFRRKKRHPFQHGNDSL from the coding sequence ATGGCTCTGCCCTGCTCCTTCTTGGTGGCCCTGGTGGTGCTCAGCTGCCACTCCCTCAGCTCTCTGGCATGTGACCTGCCTCAGGACCATGGCCTGCTGCACTGGAGGGCCTTGATGCTTCTGAGACAAATGAAGAGACTGTCTGCTAGCTCCTGTGACAACTATACAAAGGACTTTGGCTTCCCCCAGGAGGTGTTTGATGGCAAGCAGCTGCAGAAGGCTCAAGCCCTCCCTTTCGTCCATGTGACGAACCAGAAGACCTTCAACCTCTTCTGCACAGAGGCCTCACCTCCTCCTTGGAACACGAACCTCCTGGGGGAATTGTGCTCAGGACTCTCTGAGCTGCTGGGCCACCTGGAAGCCTGTCCCCTGCAGGAGGCAGGTGTGGGAGAGAAGCCCCTTGTGAATGGGGACTCCATCCTGAGGAACTACTTCCAGAGGATCTCCCTCTATCTGCAAGAGAAGCAATACAGCCCTTGTGCCTGGGAGATGGTCCGAGCAGAGATCATGAAACCCTTGTATGCATCAACCGTCTTGCAAGAAAGATTCAGGAGAAAGAAGCGACACCCCTTTCAACATGGAAATGATTCCCTCTGA